One stretch of Pomacea canaliculata isolate SZHN2017 linkage group LG1, ASM307304v1, whole genome shotgun sequence DNA includes these proteins:
- the LOC112560482 gene encoding LOW QUALITY PROTEIN: polycystic kidney disease and receptor for egg jelly-related protein-like (The sequence of the model RefSeq protein was modified relative to this genomic sequence to represent the inferred CDS: inserted 5 bases in 5 codons), whose amino-acid sequence MDIDECQDPVTYPCQQHAVCENLRGIYLCTCLQGFVPQGGACQDVNECIMSSVCPALSECQNTEGNYSCVCQRELFQIDPYTCTEAKTFELIFPSTLEADNLTLQVDAELRLNLSSQFLGITLSSGSRRLFLRLSTNYSGGTLVLKNALSPLFDQISFNYTLVNQTSLDIVDVDECKEVNWTDCSTNGSSCKNTVGGYTCECSPGFVDYFDSKRPGRLCLAIDNNHQQPIKGLAMTVKSMSQITSPNSKYQVGDKVVFTLSMTEGSHVKFRIQFGDGGADSLVHPNIISYLSSVSLNYTYERSGVWTAVVNASNAVSYMMASTNVKIIEPVRNLILNTTEISQSPASTYLFTVALKTTNLTLEDVACKFDFGDGQSETRSQDSLTQTKSISTTHGYNIGIFDITVVCSNNISAQSLNTTAKAEEVISGLKVLPARYTSTAAGSNIVLRVDLGDGRQETYTLGNNRRGSSVIQMPVKYSQVGRYSVSLSAENLLSRATVALTNRIRVLNIVKDLVLVAPGPVAYPPGRANLAVVYSLTSSPPSDVSCEIIAEFLFSSVYTTSEISVGNNLTLPLTFTDVSAVGVNSVTVNCSNPLSYQVLQADVLVQAVVEEVAVRVNQTYIMVKGAVDVNISVGFGSHAQYILDFGDGSNFSGVFVPTVVEKKVLTIRHAFEWAGLYTVTLSVFNRVSSSVARAMVGALEEVTDVSLSAWYQPLDNNDTLRGGHGSAGDVFPLEREIILVAALGSGNDITYTWSLGDGGPPVSTRDKLLRHTFRSVGRYLVSVNASNALFYGTANTVVTIHQTVLMHTLTNNGPTDAYRTIRFTLTLARLGTDTCFVWNMGDGSEDYVFGESHCAKYTNTSVDKFSKIPSTLQVIQDHMYRTNDTFYVKVLAKNLVSEGVINNIAVISGVSCHYPQVHIAGGGQQIDKPVTRLKSQWISIESTVDINCQVTQQADYFWKTERVLTGNNFLDFKFEVVSVDSISAGLFKILYTAGVFELGTYRISLNVSMKGIPGLFQSHFTYLLINPTPLVAYIRGGASRIVGYDKVFFLDAISDSYDPDQRDLKDKTGLAFQWYCQRAGETLPDNPPVIVIPTNVSQVDFRGQGGCFGTGPGKLPVGLSGYLQANSFFLQFKSVNVFTVEVRKDNRLSTYVQAVTVVDGDPPQLNIECVINCNSKVNPSGEFTLLVRCLQCRPTDRITFQWSLFLESKDGALTSVAIPDNATPTGLSSPGISFKPSYLKGGLTYRLRVDGVRDGYAPGYTEYVFVTNLPPYGGNCWIFPQEGFALDTLFVINCSGWLNPGEESSSGRGLIYRFWXLSPGQSNQLLYYGTDPFTPESKLPXGLEDKNFRYDVTVRIANPIGEYIQQVITVKVTRPTVMKSVDSLLNLTLGGTSRLSMFLATGREQEAKQMIVALASLLNTEVVARSPTTTAATTTRSTPVTTQATAFVTQRAVNITGTFPVPATSPISLSSTTATTSAGTCHHHSRWWQKYVYYDHSANLDRLRTEVVKSLAKTTALTLDSLQQTARAVKVITDQTDEISEECQRVTVGTMADITVSFSSMVAEERTQSIEQEMNTAGDIVATLGNVLLAATKGVTVQDILILSLKDASTDGLASVSTMPTNITTWSTSPNSRGPSSGVSLLASSSVAAPTSTTEQPTLNKREQVRLLTQQTMALADVVAKTVLQRQVPGAPPVVLSSRLFTVTVARNSLSTFNNSVTPHTXGSFVFPSAENFLVDNATSFLDTQFVTTNKNPYIWDASAKEVTSPVLSMKVYDELGTNINVSDLSQPIKIEITTGATGTVPVSVIPFLTGDADLYYHVIDPQWNMTEALSIDLKPLDRHVTLEAFFKWGSSPTATDYDFYRRLQWLKLLASNFILLSIKSSPVNVSLEEPDYTDYYLDLDTAGVRNESLPPYSVTFFTSSCRFWNERQETWSSDGCEVSAKSTAEVTQCLCSHLTSFASGVFVAPNAIHFDTVFVSLDNKISDNFSVLVTLCLTFGVYIVGLVWARRMDRKDVEKWGATPLADNVMTDKYFYKLTVFTGMRRGAGTRSRVSFILAGDYSDTGVRQLVDETGKKTLSRGSINQYILGVPEXTGSLMYLRLWHDSSGKGRHQGWYLNKVIVTDLQNGTSYIFLCNRWLAVEEDDGKVDRMLPVAGREDLIDFNHLFFTETRRSLSDNHLWLSVFSRPRRSSFSRVQRLSCILCLLLATMMADAMFYQAGGDPDTASGALEIGPIKVTLRELYVSFVSSLIILPLNVVIDQLFRRSRPRDRKTAAAMAMEGQLSGPPASLSEASAGPDVSNLFRVSASRQEFSSTPFPENEPGNSSMTSVAAPPEEAQEQQEYRKDSMMKQSQKNPDVKVPSSGSKFMLPHACVYLAWMLVAAVSGVSAFIIFSYSMEWGRDKSIAWLLAMFLSVGQSVTLIQPVKILLQALLIAWACKSPTDRDTDIEVEEVLDASQVHLMPEEIMEYMPKMARRPHLSVPPPDPEVLNTCRERRLKELAMQRLTVEIFAYLTYLFLLTVIARNNSDIYRFLWTNNIQNFLNSGPTAVEEVRQVEDFWTWTQMAMVPFLYAETDFHGQPLSDGNGLIVSSLDAYRVGPVRLRQHRVTKDTCLISQPFSPSEVSCTQSWSWESEDTAAYSVGWKTLRQDFMEEMNSPWTHRDWTETDGLPYVGDISAYPPGGYIKDLVGKKERVSGFLSEMQSFQWLDKYTRSVFVEFILYNPNVNLFACVTVVFETPVTGSLQGKIVVSPFRLYSDTGGYGVVVIICETLAIIWTIYFLQREGRKVXQERSVYIRKFWNWIELGTLLGSVTAIVMYVGRHLLTITAMKKVKSLKGKYYNFQRLALWNELFSYVLAFVTFLAVLKTLHLLRFNRRLSMLGTTLLRAAKDLFSFSIVFTLVVLSFTAFGFLLFCSLIPDYSTFIKSLETLLAVSLGQSQFQILQEANFVIGPVFCFLYIFFVFFVLLNMFVTILSETFSAVRQDVTQQSNDYEILEFMWSRFWEWVGQRHSSSQVAAKIPT is encoded by the exons ATGG ATATCGACGAGTGTCAAGACCCAGTGACCTACCCTTGCCAGCAGCATGCGGTTTGTGAAAATCTTCGGGGCATTTACCTGTGCACGTGTCTACAGGGCTTTGTACCCCAGGGAGGTGCATGCCAAG ATGTCAATGAGTGCATCATGTCGTCTGTGTGCCCTGCACTATCTGAGTGTCAAAACACTGAGGGAAACTATTCCTGTGTCTGTCAAAGAGAACTGTTCCAGATCGACCCCTACACCTGCACAG AGGCAAAGACTTTTGAGCTGATATTTCCTTCTACTCTTGAAGCAGACAACCTGACACTTCAG GTTGACGCTGAACTAAGGCTCAACCTTTCAAGTCAGTTTCTGGGGATCACCCTCAGCTCGGGGAGCCGACGACTATTCTTGCGATTGTCAACAAATTATTCCGGAGGAACCCTTGTCTTGAAGAATGCTCTTAGTCCCTTGTTTGACCAAATCAGCTTTAACTACACACTGGTCAATCAGACCAGCTTGGACATTGTGG acGTTGATGAGTGCAAAGAGGTCAACTGGACGGACTGTTCAACAAACGGATCTTCTTGCAAGAACACTGTTGGTGGCTACACCTGTGAATGCAGCCCGGGTTTTGTGGATTACTTTGATAGCAAACGCCCAGGGCGACTATGTCTGG caaTTGACaacaatcatcaacaaccaaTCAAGGGCCTAGCCATGACAGTTAAGTCTATGTCTCAAATCACATCACCAAATTCTAAATATCAAGTTGGCGACAAGGTGGTTTTCACACTGAGCATGACAGAGGGGTCTCACGTGAAATTTCGCATTCAATTTGGCGACGGGGGTGCGGACAGCTTGGTTCATCCCAATATCATTTCCTACCTGTCATCGGTGAGTCTCAACTATACTTACGAGCGCAGTGGAGTGTGGACGGCAGTAGTGAACGCAAGCAATGCGGTCAGTTACATGATGGCGTCAACGAACGTCAAGATTATTGAACCCGTTAGAAACCTTATTTTGAACACCACAGAAATTTCTCAGTCTCCTGCGTCAACATATTTGTTTACGGTGGCCTTAAAAACCACGAACTTAACTTTGGAAGATGTTGCTTGCAAGTTTGACTTTGGCGACGGGCAGTCAGAAACCCGTTCACAAGATTCGTTGACACAGACAAAATCAATCTCAACGACGCATGGCTACAACATCGGAATCTTTGACATAACTGTCGTGTGCAGCAACAACATCAGCGCCCAGTCTTTGAACACGACCGCCAAAGCCGAAGAGGTTATTAGCGGTCTGAAGGTTTTACCAGCACGTTATACGTCA ACTGCCGCAGGCTCCAATATTGTCCTGAGGGTGGACCTTGGAGACGGCCGGCAGGAAACGTACACCTTGGGGAACAACAGACGCGGGTCGTCCGTGATACAGATGCCGGTCAAGTACTCTCAGGTAGGCCGCTACTCTGTGTCGCTCTCGGCCGAAAATCTGTTGAGTCGTGCCACGGTCGCCTTAACTAATCGGATCCGTGTTCTAAATATAGTCAAGGACCTGGTGTTGGTGGCTCCCGGCCCAGTAGCCTACCCGCCTGGCAGGGCAAACCTCGCTGTCGTGTATAGTCTGACCAGCTCTCCACCTAGCGACGTGTCATGTGAGATCATCGCCGAGTTCCTGTTTTCGTCTGTTTACACCACCAGCGAGATCAGCGTGGGGAACAACCTGACCTTGCCCTTGACCTTCACTGATGTCTCGGCCGTGGGTGTCAACTCCGTGACTGTCAACTGCTCTAACCCGCTGAGCTATCAGGTGCTGCAAGCGGACGTCCTAGTGCAGGCGGTGGTGGAGGAAGTCGCTGTAAGGGTCAACCAGACGTACATCATGGTCAAAGGGGCCGTCGACGTCAACATATCTGTCGGCTTTGGCAGCCACGCACAGTACATTCTCGATTTCGGTGACGGGTCCAACTTCAGTGGGGTGTTCGTGCCCACAGTGGTGGAGAAAAAAGTCCTGACCATCCGTCACGCCTTCGAATGGGCGGGACTATATACTGTTACCCTCAGTGTTTTCAACCGCGTGTCCAGCTCTGTAGCGAGAGCCATGGTCGGGGCGCTGGAGGAAGTGACGGATGTGAGCTTGTCGGCATGGTACCAGCCTTTGGACAATAATGACACCTTGCGAGGTGGGCACGGTTCTGCTGGCGATGTCTTCCCCTTGGAGAGGGAAATCATTCTCGTAGCTGCACTGGGTTCGGGCAACGACATCACCTACACATGGTCGTTGGGGGACGGGGGACCACCGGTCAGCACTAGAGACAAGCTGCTGCGGCACACGTTTCGCAGTGTGGGACGTTACCTGGTCTCCGTCAACGCCAGCAACGCCTTATTCTACGGCACAGCCAACACCGTTGTGACGATTCACCAGACAGTGCTGATGCATACACTCACCAATAACGGACCGACAGACGCCTATCGAACCATCCGCTTCACACTAACGCTTGCACGACTCGGCACCGACACCTGCTTCGTCTGGAACATGGGCGACGGCTCGGAGGACTACGTCTTCGGCGAAAGCCACTGCGCCAAGTACACCAACACCTCGGTGGACAAGTTCTCAAAAATCCCTAGCACCCTGCAGGTCATCCAAGATCACATGTACCGCACCAACGATACCTTCTATGTTAAAGTGCTTGCCAAGAATCTGGTCTCAGAGGGCGTGATTAACAATATTGCCGTTATCTCGGGAGTTAGTTGTCACTATCCGCAGGTCCACATTGCTGGTGGGGGTCAGCAGATTGACAAACCGGTTACACGCCTCAAGTCCCAATGGATCTCCATCGAGAGCACAGTTGACATTAATTGTCAG GTTACACAGCAAGCAGATTACTTTTGGAAGACTGAAAGAGTTCTTACGGGGAACAATTTTCTGGACTTCAAATTTGAGGTCGTCTCTGTGGACAGCATTTCAGCTGGTCTGTTCAAAATCCTTTACACTGCTGGAGTCTTTGAACTAGGAACATacag aataAGCTTGAATGTGTCTATGAAGGGCATCCCTGGGCTTTTCCAGTCCCACTTCACATATCTTCTCATTAATCCTACCCCACTCGTGGCGTACATTCGGGGAGGAGCTTCCAGAATAGTCGGCTACGACAAAGTGTTCTTTTTGGACGCCATCAGCGACAGCTACGACCCAGACCAGCGAGACCTCAAGGATAAAACCGGCCTCGCTTTCCAATGGTATTGCCAAAGAGCAGGAGAAACCCTTCCCGACAACCCTCCTGTGATTGTTATACCCACAAATGTGTCACAGGTAGATTTCAGGGGCCAAGGGGGATGCTTTGGAACAGGACCAGGGAAGTTACCTGTTGGGTTATCGGGGTATTTGCAGGCTAACTCCTTCTTTCTCCAGTTTAAGTCAGTAAACGTGTTCACCGTGGAAGTGAGGAAGGACAATCGATTATCTACATATGTTCAGGCCGTGACTGTCGTCGATGGAGACCCACCTCAGCTAAATATAGA GTGCGTGATCAACTGCAACAGCAAAGTGAATCCTTCAGGGGAGTTCACTCTTCTGGTCAGGTGTCTGCAATGCCGACCTACAGACAGGATCACTTTCCAGTGGTCGCTTTTTCTGGAGAGCAAGGACGGCGCTTTGACTTCTGTAGCTATACCAGACAATGCTACCCCTACAG GTCTAAGCTCACCAGGGATTTCATTCAAACCTTCGTATCTTAAAGGGGGACTGACTTACAGATTAAGGGTAGATGGTGTTCGAGATGGGTACGCACCTGGGTATACGGAGTACGTATTTGTCACCAACCTTCCACCGTACGGAGGAAACTGCTGGATCTTCCCACAAGAAG GATTCGCTCTAGACACGCTTTTTGTCATCAACTGTTCTGGATGGCTAAACCCTGGAGAAGAAAGCTCTTCTGGGCGAGGACTTATTTACAGGTTCT ATCTCTCCCCCGGTCAATCCAATCAGCTTCTTTACTATGGCACTGACCCTTTCACACCGGAGAGTAAGCTGC TAGGACTAGAGGACAAAAACTTTCGTTATGACGTCACGGTGCGAATAGCCAATCCCATTGGCGAGTACATTCAGCAAGTAATCACTGTCAAG GTCACGCGGCCTACCGTCATGAAAAGTGTGGACAGTTTGTTGAACCTGACACTAGGGGGGACAAGCCGGCTGTCGATGTTTCTCGCTACCGGCCGAGAGCAGGAAGCTAAGCAGATGATTGTTGCCCTTGCATCGCTTCTCAATACAGAG GTCGTGGCCAGAAGTCCAACTACCACTGCAGCAACAACCACAAGATCAACACCAGTAACAACACAAGCAACAGCGTTCGTAACGCAGAGAGCAGTCAACATCACAGGCACATTCCCGGTTCCAGCGACTAGCCCCATTTCCTTATCGTCGACAACAGCGACGACATCTGCAGGAACCTGTCACCACCACAGTCGCTGGTGGCAGAAGTATGTCTACTACGACCACAGCGCAAACCTCGACAGA CTGAGAACCGAAGTGGTGAAGTCGTTAGCCAAAACAACAGCCTTGACCTTGGACTCTCTTCAGCAGACAGCGCGAGCTGTGAAGGTCATCACGGACCAGACTGATGAGATATCGGAGGAATGTCAA AGAGTCACTGTTGGAACAATGGCAGACATAACTGTCTCCTTCAGTAGTATGGTTGCCGAGGAAAGAACACAGTCCATAGAGCAGGAGATGAACACAGCTGGAG ACATCGTGGCCACTCTGGGCAACGTCCTTCTCGCAGCCACTAAAGGGGTGACTGTCCAAGATATTTTAATCCTGTCTTTGAAAGATGCGAGCACAGATGGTTTGGCAAGCGTCTCTACCATGCCGACGAACATCACCACGTGGAGCACCTCTCCAAACTCCAGAGGACCATCATCCGGTGTTTCGTTGCTAGCCTCGTCATCTGTAGCTGCGCCAACGAGCACTACTGAACAGCCTACTCTGAACAAACGGGAACAG GTGCGATTGCTGACGCAGCAGACGATGGCGTTGGCAGACGTAGTTGCGAAGACGGTGCTGCAGCGTCAGGTGCCCGGAGCGCCTCCTGTGGTCTTGTCCAGCCGTCTCTTCACCGTGACAGTTGCTCGCAACAGTTTGTCTACCTTCAACAACAGCGTCACTCCTCACA ATGGTTCATTTGTATTTCCTTCAGCCGAGAACTTCCTCGTCGACAATGCAACTTCCTTTCTAGATACTCAG TTTGTCACCACGAACAAAAACCCCTACATCTGGGATGCCAGTGCAAAGGAAGTGACATCACCAGTTCTGAGCATGAAAGTGTACGACGAGCTCGGCACCAATATTAACGTGTCAGACCTCAGCCAACCTATCAAAATCGAGATCACGACGGGGGCGACAGGTACCGTGCCCGTCAGCGTGATCCCCTTTCTAACAGGTGATGCAGATCTGTATTACCATGTCATTGACCCCCAGTGGAACATGACTGAAGCCCTGAGCATTGACCTCAAGCCTTTGgaccgtcacgtgactttggaAGCCTTCTTTAAGTGGGGGTCGTCACCAACAGCAACGGATTACGACTTTTATCGCAGGTTACAATGG TTAAAGCTACTGGCGAgtaattttatccttttatcaATTAAATCTTCGCCAGTGAACGTCAGCCTGGAAGAACCTGATTACACCGACTACTACTTAGACCTTGACACGGCGGGGGTCAGGAACGAGTCCCTCCCGCCCTACAGCGTCACCTTCTTCACCAGCTCGTGCCGCTTCTGGAACGAGAGGCAAGAGACGTGGTCCTCCGACGGGTGCGAG GTGTCTGCCAAGTCTACAGCAGAAGTCACTCAGTGTCTATGCTCGCATCTGACTTCTTTCGCTTCTGGTGTGTTCGTTGCACCAAATGCAATCCACTTTGACACAGTCTTCGTAAGTCTAGACAATAAGATTTCCGACAACTTTTCTGTCCTGGTGACACTGTGCTTGACCTTTGGAGTCTACATCGTTGGTCTAGTGTGGGCTCGTCGCATGGATCGGAAAGACGTGGAAAAG TGGGGAGCAACTCCTCTGGCGGATAACGTCATGACCGACAAGTACTTTTATAAACTGACAGTCTTCACGGGCATGCGCAGAGGTGCGGGTACAAGGTCAAGGGTCAGCTTCATCTTAGCTGGAGACTACTCTGATACTGGCGTTAGACAACTCGTGGACGAAACAGGAAAAAAG ACTTTGAGTCGAGGAAGCATCAATCAGTATATTTTAGGAGTTCCAG ACACTGGTTCATTAATGTATCTTAGGCTCTGGCATGACAGTTCTGGAAAGGGAAGACACCAAGGGTGGTATCTCAACAAAGTTATCGTTACTGATCTCCAGAATGGAACTAG TTACATCTTCTTGTGTAACCGCTGGCTGGCGGTGGAAGAGGACGACGGGAAGGTGGATCGGATGTTACCGGTGGCCGGTCGCGAGGACCTGATCGACTTCAACCACCTTTTCTTCACAGAGACAAGGAGGTCGCTGAGTGACAACCACCTATGGCTGTCCGTCTTCTCGCGCCCGAGGAGGTCTTCCTTCTCCCGCGTCCAGCGGCTCTCGTGCATCCTGTGCTTGCTTCTGGCCACCATGATGGCTGACGCAATGTTCTATCAAGCAGGCGGAGACCCAG ATACAGCTTCAGGTGCCCTGGAGATAGGCCCGATAAAGGTGACTCTACGGGAGCTGTATGTCAGCTTTGTCAGCAGCCTTATCATCTTGCCTCTCAACGTCGTCATCGACCAGCTGTTCCGACGAAGCAGACCGAGGGACCGCAAGACCGCCGCCGCAATGGCTATGGAAGGACAGCTCAGTGGACCTCCGGCATCCCTGTCCGAGGCCAGCGCAGGACCCGACGTGTCGAACCTGTTCCGTGTGTCGGCAAGTCGACAAGAATTTTCATCCACACCATTTCCTGAAAACGAACCTGGAAATTCGAGCATGACAAGCGTGGCCGCACCTCCAGAGGAGGCCCAAGAACAGCAAGAATATAGAAAAGACAGCATGATGAAACAGTCACAGAAGAATCCCGATGTTAAGGTGCCGTCAAGTGGTAGCAAGTTCATGCTGCCTCACGCATGCGTGTACCTGGCCTGGATGCTGGTGGCTGCGGTCAGTGGAGTGTCCGCTTTCATCATCTTCTCCTACAGCATGGAGTGGGGCCGTGACAAGTCCATTGCCTGGCTCCTGGCTATGTTTCTTTCCGTTGGGCAGTCTGTCACCTTGATCCAACCAGTTAAG ATCCTTTTACAAGCATTGCTGATAGCGTGGGCTTGCAAGTCGCCGACTGACCGCGACACCGACATTGAGGTGGAGGAGGTGCTGGACGCGTCACAAGTGCACCTGATGCCTGAGGAGATCATGGAGTACATGCCGAAAATGG CCCGCCGCCCACATCTTAGTGTCCCTCCACCTGACCCGGAGGTTCTCAACACCTGTCGAGAAAGGAGACTGAAAGAGCTGGCAATGCAGAGGTTGACAGTTGAAATTTTTGCTTATTTGACGTACCTCTTTCTGCTCACGGTTATTGCTCGGAATAATAGCGATATCTACAGGTTCCTATGGACAAACAACATACAGAACTTCCTGAATTCTGGTCCTACCGCTGTTGAAGAG GTGCGCCAGGTGGAAGATTTCTGGACATGGACACAGATGGCGATGGTACCCTTCCTCTATGCTGAGACCGACTTCCACGGCCAGCCCCTGTCCGATGGAAACGGCCTTATAGTGTCTTCCCTCGATGCTTACAGGGTAGGGCCGGTCCGACTGAGACAACACCGAGTCACTAAAG ACACGTGCCTCATTTCGCAGCCGTTCAGTCCGAGCGAAGTCTCCTGCACGCAGTCGTGGAGCTGGGAATCGGAGGACACAGCCGCGTACTCAGTAGGATGGAAGACCCTGAGACAAGATTTCATGGAAGAAATGAACTCCCCTTGGACACACAGAGACTGGACAGAAACAGACGGCCTTCCATATGTAGGTGACATTAGCGCCTATCCCCCTGGTGGCTATATCAAAGACCTGGTCGGCAAGAAGGAGCGAGTATCAGGGTTTCTGAGTGAAATGCAGTCATTCCAATGGCTGGACAAGTACACGCGGTCAGTTTTTGTCGAATTTATCTTGTACAATCCAAACGTGAACCTTTTCGCCTGTGTGACAGTCGTCTTTGAGACCCCGGTCACCGGGTCACTCCAAGGAAAGATCGTTGTCTCACCATTTCGACTGTATTCAGACACTGGGGGCTACGGGGTGGTGGTGATAATCTGCGAGACCCTGGCCATCATCTGGACAATATACTTTCTGCAGCGCGAAGGGAGAAAAG GGCAAGAGCGCTCTGTCTACATCAGAAAGTTCTGGAACTGGATAGAGCTGGGAACTTTGTTGGGGTCAGTGACTGCTATCGTCATGTACGTGGGGCGCCATCTATTGACCATAACAGCCATGAAGAAGGTCAAGTCTCTTAAAG GCAAGTACTACAATTTCCAGCGTCTGGCCCTGTGGAACGAGCTGTTCAGCTATGTACTGGCCTTTGTAACATTTCTGGCAGTGCTGAAGACTCTGCACCTGCTGAGGTTCAATCGCCGCCTGTCCATGTTGGGCACCACCTTGCTCCGTGCAGCCAAGGACCTCTTCTCCTTCTCCATCGTCTTCACTCTCGTCGTCCTCTCCTTCACTGCCTTCGGTTTCCTGCTGTTTTGCTCTCTGATCCCCGACTACAGCACATTCATCAAATCTTTAGAGACGCTTCTTGCGGTTTCTCTAG GCCAAAGTCAGTTTCAAATTCTGCAGGAAGCCAACTTTGTGATCGGGCCTGTGTTTTGctttctgtatattttcttcgtcttcttcgtGCTCCTCAACATGTTTGTCACCATCCTGAGTGAGACGTTCTCCGCCGTTCGCCAGGACGTGACGCAGCAGAGCAACGACTACGAGATCCTGGAGTTCATGTGGAGCAGGTTCTGGGAGTGGGTGGGACAACGCCATTCAAGCTCTCAAGTGGCAGCAAAGATACCTACATAA